Within the Flavobacterium sp. CG_23.5 genome, the region GAGTCTTATGAAACAAGTAGTTAATGAAACTAGTGCTTATGTGCTACAACAAGGACAACGAAAAGACTTTACAGGAGCTGAGTTGGTTGAAATGAAAAACAGCGCAGTCCTATTCGAAGAATTACTATTGGATAAAAAAGATGGTGTAACACTTGCGGGTATTGAAACTATTAATGGTAAAGATACTTATGCCATTAAGGACGGTAAAACTACGCTGTATTATGATATGACTACAGGTTTAAAACTGGCAAACTCAAAAACAATGGATCAAGGAGGTAAGTCTATTACTCAAGTAACTAACTTTAGTGATTACAGAGACGTTAAAGGAGTGAAAGTTCCTTTTAATATCATCCAGAATGTTGGCTTTGAATTGGATATCAAAATCAACGAAGTAAAAATCAACGAAGGAGTTACCGACGCAGATTTCAAATAATCAAATCCTGAAATAAACAAGAAAGGCTGTCTTAAACGACAGCCTTTCTTGTTTTATAAAACATTCTATATTATTGTAAACTTTATTTTTTGGCAGACAAATAAACGCCAATCAAAATAATAAATGCTCCAAAAAACTGAACAGGAGTTAGCATTTCATTGTCTAGCAATCCCCAAAAGAAAGCAACTATCGGAATTAAATACGTTACCGAAGTGGCAAAAACAGGCGAAGACATTTGAATCAGTTTAAAGAAAAGAATATTAGCAATTCCAGTTCCTACAACTCCTAAAATCATAATGAACAAAATCGAATGTTGCACTTTGGCGATATGTATTACTTCAAAAAAGCCAGAAAAAGATAAAATAAGCAATGTAGGTAGAAGCAAAAACGCAAAATTTCCAGTAGTAATACTCAGCGGACTTAAATCAGATAAATATTTTTTCAGCAAATTGACATTTATAGCATAACAAACAGAAGCAATTATAACCAAAATAGCATAATAATAGTTTTGCTCCGGATGGTTTATTGCTCCGTTAAAAACCAACAGCATACTTCCCAAAAGTCCTATAAAAACTCCCCAAACCTGACTTCTTTTGAAATTTATTCCAAAAACTATCGCTCCCAAAATCAACGTGTTTAATGGAGTCAAAGAATTTAGAATCGCCGTTATGGAACTGTCTATTTCTGTTTCGGCAATGGCAAAAAGATAGGCAGGAATAAAGGTGCCAAACATAGAAGTCAGCGCAATGTATTTCCATTTTTGCTTCGGGATTTTCATCAGACTTCTAAAACCTATCAATAATAGAAAAATGGCTGCAAACAGAATTCGTAAAGAACCCAATTGTAACGCGCTTAATCCAATTAACCCTTTTTTTATCAATATAAATGAACTTCCCCATATCAGGGCAAGAATCATCAAGTAAACCCATTTCAATTGTCTTGCATTCATAAATCTAATTTTGCCCCAAAATTGTAATAATTTTATGAAATTCAGCTTCTTTTTTTTATTAATTTTACGACTGATTCTTAGATAATTAATTTAAATCCAATCCTAATGAATATCATAAAATCTATAGCAGTGGTAGCAATTGCAAGTTTTTTGTTTGTAAGTTGTAAAAAAAATGCTTCAGAAGCTTCTAAAACTGGAATGGTAACAACAGAAACTACTGCTCCTAACGTTAAAAAAGAAATTGCATTCGCTAATTTGCAAACTGCAAGTTTCAAAGTGGAAGGGATGACGTGTGCTATTGGTTGCGCCAAAACCATACAAGATGAATTGACGGGACTTAATGGGGTGCAAACAGCAACTGTAGATTTTGATAAAAAATTGGCCACAGTGACTTTCGACAAAACCATTCAGACTCCTGAAAGCCTAACCAAAGTAGTTCAAGCTACAGGCGATGGTAAAACATACAAAGTTTCAAATATGAAGTCATAATTAGACTATTCCATTTTCAAAAAAAGCTTCTCAATTGAGAAGCTTTTTTTATTGAACCATATAAGAAATTGAAGGTCATTTAAGAAAGTTTTGAATGACAGCTGTCGATAAGCTTATTTGTACTTAAATGTCTTATATGGTTGAATTTTTTTATTGAACTTTCTAAAAATTATTTCCACTTCAAGGTTTCCATCAGTCTTTGCATGTCGTTTCTAACATAACTTGCCGCTGGCATAATAGAATCAAAGTTGGGTTTAGCATAGAAATAAACGGAACCTGTCACAAAATGCTTGGTGCTATCGGTTACGTAAAATTGCGAATTGGTAGCCGCGTTTCCATCAACCTGATAAAACATACCATATACTTTTTTGGTAGAATTCAAATACGGTTGTTCCAAAATATTATCTGCTTTTATGACGTGCTCGTAGGTTAGTTTTTGAGCATCACGCAACAATTTGGCGATATCATTGTTCACGGGTTTGTAAGTCAAATAAATTGTGGCTTTCATTTTTGGATACGAAATAGTAAACCCACAATCTTTCTCTCCTTTGATCACAGCTTCTGAATTCATATCGAAAGCAAAAGGACATTCGTTTTCAAAACTTACATATTTTGCCTCTGGATAATCCAATCTCAAATAACTAGCTGGCTTCGGCAAAACATCATCTTTGCAGCTAAAACTTAAGAACGATACCAACATGATTGTTGAAAAAGGGATTATTTTTTTAAACATTTCTATTCTAATTTATTTAATCTTTTATTTTTCAAAAGAAACATATTCCGCAATGATTCCCGTTCTTTCGGAGTGGGTTAGAGGGAGAAATTATTCAATTGTTACTTTGATTTGTTTGATGCGTTTTTTATCTACCGTTTCAATGGTAAACTGGCAGTTTTCAAAAGCTATTTTTTGATCCTTTTTAGGGAAATTGCCTAGTATTTCGAGAATAAACCCAGCCAGGGTTTCGGCTTCTCCTTTTTTAATTTCAAATGATTCTTCGTCAACATCAATAATTCTGTAGAAATCTTTTAGATTTATTTTTCCTTCAAAAAGATAATTTTTGTCATCAATTTGGGAACAAAAACTATTTTCATCATCGAATTCATCACTAATATCGCCCACAATTTCTTCGATTACATCTTCCAGTGAAACTAATCCGGAAGTTCCGCCGTACTCATCAACAACAATTGCTAAATGACCTTTCTTACTTTGGAAATCTTTAAGCAAATTGTCCAATTTTTTATTTTCGGGAACAAAAAATGGTTCTCTTAATAAAGTCTTCCAGTCGAAATCACTGGTGTTGATATGTGGTAACAAGTCTTTCACAAATAAAACGCCTTCAATCTGGTCAATATTGTCTCTATAAACTGGAATTCTTGAATATCCTTTTTCTATGATTTTGGGACAAATAGCAGCGAAAGGTTCTTCAATTTCTAAAGCAAAAATATCTATTCTCGGGCTCATCACTTGTTTCGTATCCGTATTTCCAAAACTCACAATTCCTTCTAATATTTTTTGTTCTTCGGTTGAGGTTTCGTCTGAATCAGTAAGTTCTAATGCTTGTGACAATTGATTGACGGAGAAATTGGTCTTTTGTTTTCCTAATTTATTATGCAAATATATCGTGGCGGATCGCATGGGTAAACTCAAAGGCGAAAGCAATTTGTCAAGGGCTGCAATAGGATAAGCAATCAACTTGGCAAACTTGATATTGTTTCTGCTGGCATACACTTTTGGTAAAACCTCACCAAACAACAACAGTAAAAAAGTTACGACAATTACTTCCAGAATAAATTTTAAAACTGGCGAAGTGACTGCGGCAAATAAATTTTTTCCCACAAATGAAAATAAAATTACCACTCCTATGTTGATGAAATTATTAGCTACAAGAAGTGTGGCTAACAATTTTTTGGGTTTTTCAAGAAGATCTGATATTATTTTTCCTTTGGAAACATTTTCTTGTAAGGTTACATCGATGTCTTTTTGTGACAACGAAAACAAGGCTACTTCTGCTCCGGAAACTAAAGCAGAACAAAATAGTAAGGCAAATATCCCAATAAAACCAAATACTAAATCAGTATCAATGGCATAGGAAAAGAATAAACTGGGCTCTGGGTCCAAATTAAATAAGATTAGTTAAACAATCAAAACGGTAAATCATTGATAGGTAAATCGCTTTTTTGTGTGTCAAAGTTAGTGTTTTTTGTGGATTCCGAACTTTGAATTTGTTTGTTGTTGTCGTTGTCCTTCTTTGTGGATAAAAAAGTAAACTCCATTACTAGAATTTCGGTCGTGTATTTAGTTGATCCATCCTCCGCTTGCCACTGACGGGATTTTAAACGTCCCTCCACATATATTTTGTCCCCCTTGGAAAGGTATTTTTCACAAATTTCGGCGGCCTTATTTCGTACCACTAAATTATGCCACTCGGTAGAAGTGATTTTTTCGTTGGTCGTTTTATTGATGTAAACGTCGTTTGTTGCCAATTGAAATCTTCCGATACAGTTGCCTCCTTCAAAATAATGCATTTTGACTTCGTCACCTAAATGCCCTATTAGCATCACCTTATTTAAAGTTCCATTCATGATATTCAAATCCTATTTCAATCAAAGATACATTTTTTTGCAATCTTATATTATTCCTTTTCTATAAAATTGTGAATCACAATGGGGAAAGGAAATGTTTTTAAAGTGTCATTATTTATTCCGTTTTCAATGCTTCCGTTTAGATTGACTTTCCAAAACTTGATATGCAAATGTTGATGTGATAATTTATGGATTATACTTTTCTCGTTATCTTCTAATATGCTTACAACGGTATTGTCCTTAAAATATTCAGTTTCTATTTGCTCAGAGATAAAATCGAAATTCTCTTCCTTTTCTGTTTCTATCAAAGGGAATTCATATAAGTTATGCCAAATGCCTTTTGCGATTCGTTTTTGAATTATCGTATTGTCCTTTTCATCTGCAACAACTAAATAATTAAAGTAACGGTTGCGAACTTTTAACTTTTTAGACTTTACTGGTAATTGATCTACTTTCTTTTTTTGTAAAGCAGCGCAACTTTCGTTAAAAACGCAAATTCCACAATTCGGACTCTTGGGAACACATTGCAAAGCACCAAACTCCATTATTGCCTGATTGAAAATAGCGGGATTAGCTTTTGGCATTAATTCGAAAGCCAAAGCAGCGAATTCTTTTTTGGCGGAAGCCTGAGCAATATCTGTTTCAATGTCAAAATAACGGGACAAAACGCGAAACACATTTCCGTCAACAACGGGAACTGCTTCGTTGTAAGAAAAAGAAGCAATTGCCGCTGCGGTGTATTCTCCAACTCCTTTCAGTTTCAGTAAATCAGAATAATTGCCTGGGAAAATTCCGTCTAAATCAGAAGCGATGTATTGAGCCGTTTTATGTAGATTTCGGGCACGGGAATAATAACCCAATCCCTGCCAAAGTTTTAATACTTGTTCTTCACTTGCTGCGGCGAGATCAAAAACAGTTGGAAAAGCAGTGGTGAACGATAAAAAATAAGGCATTCCTTGAGCTACTCGCGTCTGTTGTAACATGATTTCGGAGAGCCAAATGGGGTATGGATTGGTGGTGTTTCTCCATGGTAAATCCCGTTTATTTTGTAAATACCATTTTATCAATACGTTAGAAAAATTCATCTTTAAATATTAGACTGCAAAAGTAAAAGTTTATGTGATTAAAATTTAATGAATTAGCTTGAATAATTGTTTTTTAAATTCCTATATTTGCAAACTCAAAAAAATAGTACAACATAATATAATAGGAAAGAAAATGACGAAAGCAGATATCGTAGCAAAAATTTCAGAAAAACTAGGTCTTGAAAAAGGAGATGTTCAGGCAACTGTAGAGACTTTTATGAATGAAGTAAAAAATTCATTAGAAACTGGAGACAATGTTTATTTAAGAGGTTTTGGAAGTTTTATTGTAAAAACTAGAGCAGAAAAAACAGGTAGAAATATCTCAAAAAATACAACAATAAAAATTCCTGCACATAACATTCCTGCATTTAAACCTGCAAAAGTTTTTGTTGAAGGAGTAAAAATAAATAACGAAGCAAAATAACATAATTAATTAATCATAAAATCTTCAAGATATGCCAAGCGGTAAAAAAAGAAAGAGACATAAGGTAGCGACTCACAAACGTAAAAAAAGAGCGAGAGCTAACCGTCACAAAAAGAAAAAGTAGTTTTAAACTACTTTTTTCTTTTTAAAAGTTCATTGAAATTGAAACGGAATGATTTAAGAATTAAGATTAACGATTGTAGATTGCAGATTTTTTTTAAAACATCTGAAATCGAGAATCAAAAATCGAGAATCAAAAATCTTTAAGTTTCCCCGGGTACAATACCTGTTAAAAATATTGTTTAATCCATCCTGACAATTCAGTTATGAGTTATGAGTTATGAGTTATGAGTTTTTTTTAAACTTTAAACCTGAAACTTTAAACCTAAAACTAAAAGTTCGGATAAAAATTTACAGCGTGAATAAAGAATTAATCATCCGATCCAGTTCTGAAGCAGTAGATTTTGCCTTATTAAAAGATGGAAAACTAATTGAATTACACAAACAGGAAGAAAAAAGCAACTTTCAAGTAGGCGATATTTTTATTGCCAAAATACGAAAACCAGTTGCCGGACTTAACGCTGCTTTTGTAAATGTAGGCTTCGAAAAAGATGCCTTTTTACATTATCACGATTTA harbors:
- a CDS encoding DMT family transporter — its product is MNARQLKWVYLMILALIWGSSFILIKKGLIGLSALQLGSLRILFAAIFLLLIGFRSLMKIPKQKWKYIALTSMFGTFIPAYLFAIAETEIDSSITAILNSLTPLNTLILGAIVFGINFKRSQVWGVFIGLLGSMLLVFNGAINHPEQNYYYAILVIIASVCYAINVNLLKKYLSDLSPLSITTGNFAFLLLPTLLILSFSGFFEVIHIAKVQHSILFIMILGVVGTGIANILFFKLIQMSSPVFATSVTYLIPIVAFFWGLLDNEMLTPVQFFGAFIILIGVYLSAKK
- a CDS encoding heavy-metal-associated domain-containing protein, encoding MNIIKSIAVVAIASFLFVSCKKNASEASKTGMVTTETTAPNVKKEIAFANLQTASFKVEGMTCAIGCAKTIQDELTGLNGVQTATVDFDKKLATVTFDKTIQTPESLTKVVQATGDGKTYKVSNMKS
- the gldD gene encoding gliding motility lipoprotein GldD, which produces MFKKIIPFSTIMLVSFLSFSCKDDVLPKPASYLRLDYPEAKYVSFENECPFAFDMNSEAVIKGEKDCGFTISYPKMKATIYLTYKPVNNDIAKLLRDAQKLTYEHVIKADNILEQPYLNSTKKVYGMFYQVDGNAATNSQFYVTDSTKHFVTGSVYFYAKPNFDSIMPAASYVRNDMQRLMETLKWK
- a CDS encoding gliding motility-associated protein GldE, yielding MDPEPSLFFSYAIDTDLVFGFIGIFALLFCSALVSGAEVALFSLSQKDIDVTLQENVSKGKIISDLLEKPKKLLATLLVANNFINIGVVILFSFVGKNLFAAVTSPVLKFILEVIVVTFLLLLFGEVLPKVYASRNNIKFAKLIAYPIAALDKLLSPLSLPMRSATIYLHNKLGKQKTNFSVNQLSQALELTDSDETSTEEQKILEGIVSFGNTDTKQVMSPRIDIFALEIEEPFAAICPKIIEKGYSRIPVYRDNIDQIEGVLFVKDLLPHINTSDFDWKTLLREPFFVPENKKLDNLLKDFQSKKGHLAIVVDEYGGTSGLVSLEDVIEEIVGDISDEFDDENSFCSQIDDKNYLFEGKINLKDFYRIIDVDEESFEIKKGEAETLAGFILEILGNFPKKDQKIAFENCQFTIETVDKKRIKQIKVTIE
- a CDS encoding single-stranded DNA-binding protein — translated: MNGTLNKVMLIGHLGDEVKMHYFEGGNCIGRFQLATNDVYINKTTNEKITSTEWHNLVVRNKAAEICEKYLSKGDKIYVEGRLKSRQWQAEDGSTKYTTEILVMEFTFLSTKKDNDNNKQIQSSESTKNTNFDTQKSDLPINDLPF
- the mutY gene encoding A/G-specific adenine glycosylase, with translation MNFSNVLIKWYLQNKRDLPWRNTTNPYPIWLSEIMLQQTRVAQGMPYFLSFTTAFPTVFDLAAASEEQVLKLWQGLGYYSRARNLHKTAQYIASDLDGIFPGNYSDLLKLKGVGEYTAAAIASFSYNEAVPVVDGNVFRVLSRYFDIETDIAQASAKKEFAALAFELMPKANPAIFNQAIMEFGALQCVPKSPNCGICVFNESCAALQKKKVDQLPVKSKKLKVRNRYFNYLVVADEKDNTIIQKRIAKGIWHNLYEFPLIETEKEENFDFISEQIETEYFKDNTVVSILEDNEKSIIHKLSHQHLHIKFWKVNLNGSIENGINNDTLKTFPFPIVIHNFIEKE
- a CDS encoding HU family DNA-binding protein — its product is MVQHNIIGKKMTKADIVAKISEKLGLEKGDVQATVETFMNEVKNSLETGDNVYLRGFGSFIVKTRAEKTGRNISKNTTIKIPAHNIPAFKPAKVFVEGVKINNEAK